From a single Nicotiana tabacum cultivar K326 chromosome 8, ASM71507v2, whole genome shotgun sequence genomic region:
- the LOC107780087 gene encoding structural maintenance of chromosomes protein 3: protein MYIKQVIIEGFKSYREQVATEDFSPKVNCVVGANGSGKSNFFHAIRFVVSDLFHNLRSEERQAFLHEGAGHQVLSAFVEIVFDNSDNRMPVDKEEVRLRRTIGLKKDEYFLDGKHITKTEVQNLLESAGFSRSNPYYVVQQGKIASLTLMKDSERLDLLKEIGGTRVYEERRRESLKIMQETGNKRKQIIQVVQYLDERLNELEQEKEELKKYQQLDKQRKSLEYTIFDKELHDARQKLNEVEEARTKIAENSTEKYNSVLEAHEKSKELEKLSKDLTKEIQILSKEKEAVEKQRTEAIRKRAKLDLDYKDLQEKMSTNIKAKDDAQKQLMLLEREIQETKNALNDIKPLHEKQVKEEEDITRGIMDSEKKLSILYQKQGRATQFASKAARDKWLQKEIDEYERVLSSNVTQERKLRDEIDQLKKDMRDQDDIIKHRRVEMDKKEILISGYRNAYNQYKVERDKMHDERKSLWTQETELTTEIERLKAEVVKAEKSLDHATPGDIRRGLNSVRRICREYEISGVFGPIFELLVCDEKFFTAVEVTAGNSLFHVVVDNDETSTKIIRHLNAQKGGRVTFIPLNRVKAPHVNYPNSSDVIPLVKKLTFSDVYEKAFKQVFARTVICKDLDVATRVARTDGLDCITLEGDQVSKKGGMTGGFYDYRRSKLRFMSTIKQNIVSINLKERELEEVRYKLQEIDQKINELVAEQQKNDAALAHDKSELEQLKQDIGNAERQRQSILKALQKKEKLLDNILSQIDQLRASIAVKQDEMGTELVDHLTPEERDSLSRLNPEITTLKEKLIACRANRIETETRKEELEMNLSTNLEIRKQELVAMNSSVDVDMLQGEVESKNQELKDAESLVDHVTEELTRVSGSIDERNKRLKKIKQDKDKLKTLEDEYQNTLQDEARELEQLLSKRNTCLAKQEEYSKKIRELGPLSSDAFETYKRRNVKELYKMLHKCNEQLKQFSHVNKKALDQYVNFTEQREELQRRQAELDAGDEKIKELISVLDMRKDESIERTFKGVAKHFREVFSQLVQGGHGFLVMMKKKDGEDDDNDPDDDEPRADMEGRVEKYIGVKVKVSFTGQGETQSMKQLSGGQKTVVALALIFAIQRCDPAPFYLFDEIDAALDPQYRTAVGNMVRDLADRGSTQFITTTFRPELVKVADKIYGVIHKNRVSRVNVISRDDALDFIEHDQSHN, encoded by the exons ATGTATATAAAACAG GTCATTATCGAAGGGTTTAAGAGCTACCGGGAACAAGTAGCCACTGAAGATTTTAGTCCTAAAGTTAACTGTGTTG TTGGCGCGAATGGATCTGGCAAGTCTAACTTTTTCCATG CAATCCGTTTTGTTGTAAGCGACCTCTTTCATAACCTGCGCAGTGAAGAAAGGCAGGCTTTTCTTCAT GAAGGAGCAGGTCACCAAGTATTATCTGCTTTTGTGGAAATTGTATTTGATAATTCAGACAATCGAATGCCG GTTGATAAGGAGGAAGTGCGACTGCGAAGAACAATCGGTCTCAAGAAGGATGAGTATTTTTTGGACGGAAAACATATCAC GAAGACAGAGGTCCAGAATTTGCTGGAAAGTGCTGGGTTCTCTCGTTCTAATCCCTATTATGTTGTGCAGCAGGGAAAG ATAGCATCATTGACGTTAATGAAGGATTCAGAACGACTTGATCTGCTGAAGGAAATTGGAGGGACACGTGTTTATGAGGAGAGGCGTCGAGAAAGTTTAAAAATCATGCAGGAAACTG GTAACAAGAGAAAGCAAATTATTCAAGTTGTACAATACTTGGATGAGAGATTGAACGAGCTTGAACAAGAGAAGGAGGAACTGAAAAAATATCAACAGCTTGACAAGCAGCGTAAATCTCTGGAATACACAATTTTTGACAAAGAACTTCATGACGCACGCCAGAAATTGAATGAG GTAGAAGAGGCTCGGACCAAAATTGCTGAGAACTCTACTGAGAAGTATAATAGTGTGCTGGAGGCTCATGAAAAGTCCAAGGAGCTGGAGAAGTTGTCCAAAGATCTGACAAAagaaattcaaattttaagcaaGGAGAAAGAAGCTGTAGAGAAACAGCGGACAGAGGCTATCAGAAAGCGAGCTAAGCTTGATCTTGATTACAAAGACCTTCAAGAGAAGATGTCTACAAATATTAAAGCTAAA GATGATGCACAGAAACAACTCATGCTTCTTGAAAGAGAAATTCAGGAAACAAAGAATGCACTCAATGATATCAAGCCTTTGCATGAGAAACAAGTAAAAGAGGAGGAGGACATCACTAGGGG GATTATGGATAGTGAAAAGAAACTTAGCATTCTTTATCAGAAACAAGGCCGTGCCACCCAATTTGCAAGCAAAGCTGCCAGGGACAAATGGCTACAGAAGGAAATTGATGAATATGAACGAGTTTTATCTTCAAATGTAACACAG GAGAGAAAGCTTAGAGATGAAATTGATCAGCTCAAAAAAGACATGAGAGATCAAGATGATATAATCAAGCATCGTAGAGTTGAAATGGACAAAAAAGAAATCCTCATATCTGGCTATCGAAATGCTTATAATCAGTATAAAGTGGAGAGAGACAAGATGCATGATGAGAGGAA GTCCTTGTGGACACAGGAAACCGAGCTCACTACTGAAATTGAACGGCTCAAGGCTGAAGTTGTGAAGGCAGAAAAAAGCCTAGATCATGCAACTCCTGGT GATATCAGAAGGGGTCTGAATTCTGTGAGGAGGATATGCAGAGAGTATGAAATCTCTGGAGTATTTGGCCCGATTTTTGAGTTGCTTGTATGTGACGAAAAGTTTTTTACAGCTGTTGAAGTTACTGCTGGAAACAG CTTATTCCATGTGGTGGTTGATAATGATGAAACATCAACTAAAATTATTAGACACCTCAATGCACAAAAAGGTGGACGAGTTACATTTATTCCATTGAACAGGGTTAAGGCTCCACATGTTAATTATCCAAATAGCTCTGATGTGATTCCGCTTGTGAAGAAATTGACGTTTTCTGATGTATATGAAAAAGCATTTAAGCAG GTGTTTGCAAGAACCGTAATTTGTAAAGATCTGGATGTTGCTACCAGGGTTGCTCGTACTGATGGGCTTGACTGCATTACTCTTGAAG GTGACCAAGTTAGTAAAAAGGGGGGCATGACCGGTGGATTTTATGACTATAGACGCTCAAAATTGAGGTTTATGAGCACCATCAAACAGAATATAGTGTCCATCAACCTGAAGGAGCGTGAACTTGAGGAAGTTAGATATAAACTTCAAG AGATAGACCAGAAAATTAATGAACTTGTGGCTGAGCAGCAGAAAAATGATGCTGCCCTGGCTCATGACAAGTCTGAGTTAGAACAACTTAAACAAGATATTGGTAATGCTGAAAGACAGAGACAATCCATCTTAAAAGCTCTTCAAAAGAAG GAGAAACTGCTTGATAATATTTTGAGTCAAATAGATCAGCTAAGAGCTAGTATAGCTGTGAAACAAGATGAAATGGGAACAGAACTTGTTGATCATTTAACACCGGAAGAGCGAGATTCTTTGTCACGCTTGAACCCTGAAATTACGACTCTGAAGGAGAAGCTGATTGCGTGCAGGGCAAATCGGATAGAG ACTGAAACCAGAAAAGAGGAGCTTGAGATGAATCTGTCAACAAATCTTGAAATACGAAAACAAGAGTTAGTGGCGATGAATTCTTCTGTCGACGTTGATATGTTACAGGGTGAAGTTGAGAGCAAGAATCAGGAACTTAAGGATGCAGAGTCACTAGTTGACCATGTGACTGAAGAGCTTACAA GGGTTTCTGGAAGTATAGATGAACGAAACAAGAGGCTCAAGAAGATTAAACAGGACAAGGATAAGCTGAAG ACTCTTGAAGATGAGTATCAGAATACACTTCAGGATGAAGCAAGAGAATTGGAGCAGCTACTAAGTAAACGGAACACTTGTCTCGCCAAGCAAGAAGAGTACTCGAAGAAAATCCGGGAACTGGGTCCTTTATCTTCTGATGCCTTTGAGAC GTACAAAAGAAGGAATGTAAAAGAATTATATAAGATGCTGCACAAGTGTAACGAGCAGCTGAAACAATTCAGCCATGTAAACAAAAAAGCACTTGATCAATATGTAAATTTCACCGAGCAAAGAGAAGAACTCCAAAGAAGGCAAGCTGAATTAGATGCTGGTGATGAG AAAATCAAGGAACTTATATCAGTTTTGGATATGAGGAAGGATGAATCAATTGAGCGCACGTTCAAGGGTGTGGCTAAACATTTCCGTGAAGTATTCTCTCAACTCGTGCAAGGAGGTCATGGGTTCTTAGTTATGATGAAGAAAaag GATGGCGAGGACGATGACAATGATCCTGATGATGATGAGCCTCGTGCTGATATGGAGGGAAGGGTTGAGAAATATATTGGTGTGAAAGTGAAG GTGT